A stretch of Halomonas elongata DSM 2581 DNA encodes these proteins:
- a CDS encoding DUF2788 domain-containing protein, translated as MQDAIDTWITPFMIGGLMLFMGFIIWDLARKSGAGRFGTVMLFVVLGAGMLAYLIKVVIGWSLEHGVL; from the coding sequence ATGCAAGACGCCATCGACACCTGGATCACCCCTTTCATGATCGGCGGCTTGATGCTGTTCATGGGGTTCATCATCTGGGACCTGGCACGCAAGTCCGGCGCGGGACGCTTCGGCACCGTCATGCTGTTCGTGGTGCTTGGCGCCGGCATGCTGGCCTACCTGATCAAGGTCGTGATCGGCTGGTCACTGGAGCACGGCGTACTCTGA
- the gcvH gene encoding glycine cleavage system protein GcvH, which yields MSSIPPNLRYAESHEWIQDNGDGTVTIGITDHAQQSLGDVVFVELPEVGASLAKGDEFGVVESVKAASDLYAPVSGEVVEVNESLEDAPESINESPYEDAWIMKVRLEDGSDLEDLLDADAYQAIADAEE from the coding sequence ATGAGCTCTATTCCTCCCAATCTGCGCTACGCCGAGAGCCACGAGTGGATTCAGGACAATGGTGACGGAACGGTGACCATCGGCATCACCGACCATGCCCAGCAGTCCCTGGGTGACGTGGTGTTCGTCGAATTGCCCGAAGTCGGAGCGTCACTCGCCAAGGGCGACGAGTTCGGCGTGGTCGAATCGGTCAAGGCCGCCTCGGATCTGTACGCTCCGGTCTCCGGGGAAGTGGTCGAAGTCAACGAGTCCCTGGAAGACGCTCCCGAGTCCATCAACGAATCGCCCTACGAGGATGCCTGGATCATGAAGGTACGCCTCGAGGACGGCAGCGATCTGGAGGACCTGCTCGACGCCGATGCCTACCAGGCCATCGCCGACGCCGAGGAGTGA
- a CDS encoding flavodoxin domain-containing protein has translation MPMLKIFVGTVYGGALDVAEQVAPLFEQAGYEVSIFDQPTLDDLIGSPTDLALFCTSTTGSGDYPGNLVAFVRELEAKSPGLVGLKYGLIAMGDSSYVDSFCGAGRSLDEVLQGQGAERLGERLEVDAMETFMADDAALPWVDDWIESQQLKVA, from the coding sequence ATGCCCATGCTCAAGATCTTCGTAGGAACCGTATATGGCGGTGCCCTTGATGTGGCCGAACAGGTTGCGCCACTGTTCGAACAGGCCGGTTACGAGGTATCGATCTTCGATCAGCCGACGCTGGATGACCTGATCGGCTCGCCGACCGATCTGGCCTTATTTTGCACCTCGACCACCGGCAGTGGCGACTATCCCGGCAATCTCGTTGCTTTCGTGCGCGAGCTGGAAGCGAAGAGCCCGGGGCTCGTCGGCCTGAAGTACGGCCTGATCGCCATGGGCGACAGCTCCTACGTGGATTCCTTCTGTGGCGCCGGTCGCAGCCTCGACGAGGTGTTGCAGGGGCAGGGGGCCGAGCGTCTCGGCGAGCGCCTCGAGGTGGACGCCATGGAAACCTTCATGGCCGACGATGCAGCCTTGCCCTGGGTCGACGACTGGATCGAGTCCCAGCAGCTCAAGGTGGCCTGA
- the ppnN gene encoding nucleotide 5'-monophosphate nucleosidase PpnN, with translation MADTISSTISPEGSLEILSQQEVNRLHDTSRSGLHELLRSCALAVLNSGNPTDDGLALMETYPDFDIEVIQQDRGVRLKLTNAPAEAFVDGRMIRGIREHLSSVLRDIVYVYNEIQTRRRFDLDSADGTTNAVFHILRKAGTLKPSRDPSIVVCWGGHSISREEYDYTKHVGYHLGLRELDICTGCGPGAMKGPMKGANVAHAKQRRSEGRYLGISEPGIIAAEAPNPIVNELVVMPDIEKRLEAFVRLGHGIIVFPGGVGTAEEILYLLGILLHPDNDDMELPVILTGPADSADYFKRIDEFLVYTLGESVRQLYRIIIDDPVEVARVMRKGIDNVGEYRRARQDAFYFNWRLTVARDFQEPFDPTHEAMAALALHRHQPVHELAANLRRAFSGIVAGNVKERGIRLIEANGPFRLNAEPELMARLDDLLNSFVAQGRMKLTGKYEPCYTLE, from the coding sequence ATGGCCGATACCATCTCCAGCACCATCTCGCCGGAAGGCAGCCTGGAAATCCTCTCCCAGCAGGAAGTCAACCGCCTGCACGACACCTCGCGCAGCGGACTGCACGAGCTGTTGCGCAGCTGTGCGCTGGCCGTCCTCAACTCCGGCAATCCCACCGACGACGGCCTGGCGTTGATGGAAACCTATCCGGATTTCGATATCGAAGTCATCCAGCAGGATCGCGGCGTACGCCTGAAATTGACCAATGCGCCCGCCGAGGCCTTCGTCGATGGCCGCATGATTCGCGGCATTCGCGAGCACCTTTCCTCGGTGCTGCGCGACATCGTCTATGTCTACAACGAAATCCAGACGCGCCGGCGCTTCGATCTGGACAGCGCCGACGGCACCACCAACGCCGTCTTCCACATTCTGCGCAAGGCCGGCACTCTCAAGCCCAGCCGCGATCCGAGCATCGTGGTCTGCTGGGGCGGCCACTCGATTTCGCGCGAGGAGTACGACTACACCAAGCACGTGGGCTACCACCTGGGGCTGCGTGAACTCGATATCTGCACCGGCTGCGGTCCGGGCGCCATGAAGGGGCCGATGAAGGGCGCCAACGTCGCCCACGCCAAGCAGCGTCGCAGCGAGGGCCGCTATCTCGGCATTTCCGAGCCCGGTATCATCGCCGCCGAAGCGCCCAATCCGATCGTCAACGAACTGGTGGTGATGCCCGACATCGAGAAGCGTCTGGAGGCCTTCGTCCGCCTGGGACACGGCATCATCGTCTTCCCCGGCGGCGTCGGCACCGCCGAGGAGATCCTCTATCTGCTCGGCATCCTGCTGCACCCGGACAATGACGACATGGAGCTGCCGGTCATCCTCACCGGCCCCGCCGACTCTGCCGACTACTTCAAGCGCATCGACGAATTTCTGGTCTATACCCTCGGCGAATCGGTACGGCAGCTCTACCGCATCATCATCGACGACCCCGTCGAGGTCGCCCGGGTCATGCGCAAGGGCATCGACAATGTCGGCGAGTATCGTCGTGCGCGGCAGGATGCCTTCTATTTCAACTGGCGGCTCACCGTGGCCCGGGATTTCCAGGAACCCTTCGATCCCACTCACGAAGCCATGGCGGCCCTGGCCCTGCACCGACACCAGCCGGTGCATGAACTGGCGGCCAACCTTCGACGAGCCTTTTCCGGCATCGTCGCCGGCAACGTCAAGGAACGCGGCATCCGCCTCATCGAAGCCAACGGCCCCTTCCGCCTCAATGCGGAACCCGAGCTGATGGCCCGTCTCGATGACTTGCTGAATTCCTTCGTCGCCCAGGGCCGCATGAAGCTCACCGGCAAATACGAGCCCTGTTACACCTTGGAATAA
- the ihfA gene encoding integration host factor subunit alpha codes for MGALTKAELAEHLHAELGLSKREAKSMVESFFEEIRGCLRENEQVKLSGFGNFDLRDKRERPGRNPKTGEEIPISARRVVTFRPGQKLKSQVEAYTGDQS; via the coding sequence ATGGGGGCGTTGACCAAGGCCGAGCTGGCCGAACACCTGCACGCCGAGCTTGGCCTCTCCAAGCGCGAGGCCAAGTCCATGGTGGAGTCCTTCTTCGAGGAGATCCGGGGCTGCCTGCGCGAGAACGAGCAGGTCAAGCTGTCTGGATTCGGCAATTTCGACCTGCGCGACAAGCGTGAGCGACCGGGGCGCAACCCCAAGACGGGTGAGGAGATTCCGATTTCCGCCCGTCGGGTCGTGACCTTTCGTCCTGGCCAGAAGCTCAAGTCGCAGGTCGAGGCATACACCGGCGACCAGAGCTGA
- the gcvP gene encoding aminomethyl-transferring glycine dehydrogenase, translating to MAFDNRRLAELANHDAFLQRHNGPNAEDVAAMLETLDIDSMGSLIDRTVPAGIRLGRELELDPPRSEAEALDYLYRLARQNRVAKSYIGQGYYDTLLPAVIQRNVLENPGWYTAYTPYQPEISQGRLEGLLNFQQMVMDLTGMSLANASLLDEATAAAEAMALCRRANKKAKTNAFFVAEDVFPQTLDVVRTRAHYFDFELIVAPAEQLAEHDVFGALLQYPGDSGQVRDLAPLLASARKKGIMTCVAADIMSLVLLKEPGALGADMVVGSAQRFGVPMGFGGPHAAFFATSDKLKRSIPGRIIGVSRDERGHTALRMAMQTREQHIRREKATSNICTAQALLANIAGFYAVYHGAEGLRTIAGRIHRLTTILAEGLRRAGISLAHDSWFDTLRLTGVDAGKIHGRAMAHDVNLRYFANGDVGLSLDQTTTAHDVALLFDVLLGEEHGLSVSVLDAEIVSAGTSGIPQGCQRESDFLTHPTFQRYHSETEMLRYLKRLENKDLSLAHAMIPLGSCTMKLNATAEMIPITWPELARIHPFAPKDQVAGYKQIIDELAAFLEEITGYDHIAMQPNSGAQGEYAGLVAIRRYQATQGEGHRDVCLIPSSAHGTNPASAAMAHMKVVVVECDANGNIDLADLRAKAEQHRDKLSAIMLTYPSTHGVFEEGVREACDIVHEHGGQVYIDGANMNAQVGLARPGDFGGDVSHLNLHKTFCIPHGGGGPGMGPIGVKAHLAPHVPNHSVRTLEGVEADSGAVAAAPFGSASILPISWAYIKMMGARGLREATELAILGANYIAHRLGEHYPVLYKGANGTVAHECIIDIRSLKADSGISEEDIAKRLMDYGFHAPTMSFPVPGTLMIEPTESESLYELDRFCDAMISIREEIARVESGEWPADNNPLVRAPHTMADLMDDAWERPYSRETGAFPTQAVKAAKYWPAVNRVDNVQGDRQLICSCPSIDAYRD from the coding sequence ATGGCTTTCGACAATCGCCGCCTGGCCGAGCTGGCCAACCACGATGCCTTCCTCCAGCGCCACAATGGCCCCAATGCCGAGGATGTGGCCGCCATGCTGGAGACACTGGATATCGACAGCATGGGCAGTCTCATCGATCGCACCGTCCCGGCGGGCATTCGCCTCGGACGCGAACTGGAACTGGATCCACCGCGCAGCGAAGCCGAAGCCCTGGACTACCTCTATCGACTGGCGCGCCAGAACCGCGTCGCCAAGAGCTATATCGGACAAGGCTATTACGACACCCTGCTGCCGGCAGTGATCCAGCGCAACGTGCTCGAGAATCCCGGCTGGTACACCGCCTACACGCCCTATCAGCCCGAGATATCCCAGGGTCGCCTGGAAGGCCTGCTGAATTTCCAGCAGATGGTCATGGACCTCACCGGCATGAGCCTGGCCAACGCCTCGCTGCTCGACGAGGCCACCGCCGCCGCCGAAGCCATGGCGCTGTGTCGGCGCGCCAACAAGAAGGCCAAGACCAACGCCTTCTTCGTCGCCGAGGATGTCTTCCCGCAGACGCTGGATGTCGTCCGTACACGGGCGCACTACTTCGACTTCGAATTGATCGTCGCCCCCGCCGAGCAACTGGCCGAGCACGATGTCTTCGGCGCCTTGCTGCAATATCCCGGCGACAGCGGCCAGGTCCGCGACCTCGCTCCCCTGCTGGCCAGCGCCCGGAAAAAGGGCATCATGACCTGCGTGGCCGCCGATATCATGTCGCTGGTGCTGCTCAAGGAGCCGGGGGCACTGGGGGCCGACATGGTGGTCGGCTCCGCCCAGCGCTTCGGCGTGCCCATGGGCTTCGGCGGCCCCCATGCCGCCTTCTTCGCCACCTCGGACAAGCTCAAGCGCTCGATCCCCGGTCGCATCATCGGCGTTTCCCGGGACGAGCGCGGGCACACCGCCCTGCGCATGGCCATGCAGACCCGCGAGCAGCACATCCGCCGCGAGAAGGCCACTTCCAACATCTGCACCGCTCAGGCACTGCTGGCCAACATCGCCGGCTTCTATGCCGTCTATCACGGCGCCGAAGGATTGCGCACCATCGCCGGCCGCATCCACCGCCTGACCACCATCCTCGCCGAGGGACTGCGCCGCGCGGGCATCAGCCTGGCCCACGACAGCTGGTTCGATACCCTGCGTCTGACCGGCGTGGATGCCGGCAAGATTCACGGCCGCGCCATGGCCCATGACGTCAACCTGCGCTACTTCGCGAACGGCGACGTCGGCCTGAGCCTCGACCAGACCACCACCGCCCATGACGTGGCACTGCTCTTCGATGTGCTGCTCGGCGAGGAACACGGCCTGTCCGTATCGGTTCTGGATGCCGAGATCGTCTCAGCGGGCACCAGCGGTATTCCCCAAGGCTGCCAGCGCGAGTCCGACTTCCTCACGCATCCGACCTTCCAGCGCTATCACAGCGAAACCGAGATGCTGCGCTATCTCAAGCGCCTGGAAAACAAGGACCTGTCGCTGGCACATGCCATGATTCCGCTCGGCTCGTGCACCATGAAGCTCAACGCCACCGCCGAGATGATACCCATCACCTGGCCCGAGCTGGCGCGCATCCACCCCTTCGCGCCCAAGGATCAGGTGGCCGGCTACAAGCAGATCATCGACGAGCTGGCCGCCTTTCTGGAAGAGATCACCGGCTACGACCACATCGCCATGCAGCCCAATTCCGGCGCCCAGGGCGAATATGCCGGCCTGGTGGCCATCCGCCGCTATCAGGCGACCCAGGGCGAGGGACATCGTGATGTCTGTCTGATTCCCAGTTCGGCCCACGGCACCAACCCAGCCTCGGCGGCCATGGCCCACATGAAGGTCGTGGTGGTCGAGTGCGACGCCAACGGCAACATCGACCTGGCCGATCTGCGCGCCAAGGCCGAGCAACACCGCGACAAGCTGTCGGCGATCATGCTCACCTACCCTTCCACCCACGGGGTCTTCGAGGAAGGAGTGCGCGAAGCCTGCGACATCGTTCATGAGCATGGCGGCCAGGTCTATATCGACGGCGCCAACATGAACGCCCAGGTGGGCCTGGCGCGCCCCGGCGATTTCGGCGGCGACGTCTCCCACCTCAACCTGCACAAGACCTTCTGCATCCCGCACGGCGGGGGCGGCCCCGGCATGGGACCGATCGGCGTCAAGGCCCACCTGGCGCCCCACGTTCCCAATCACAGCGTGCGCACTCTGGAAGGCGTCGAGGCCGACTCCGGTGCAGTGGCGGCGGCCCCCTTCGGCAGCGCCTCGATCCTGCCGATCTCCTGGGCCTACATCAAGATGATGGGCGCCCGGGGACTGCGCGAGGCCACCGAGCTGGCCATCCTCGGCGCCAACTACATCGCCCATCGACTGGGCGAGCATTATCCGGTGCTCTACAAGGGCGCCAACGGCACCGTGGCCCACGAATGCATCATCGATATCCGCTCGCTCAAGGCCGACTCGGGCATCAGCGAAGAGGACATCGCCAAGCGACTGATGGACTACGGCTTCCATGCGCCGACCATGTCGTTCCCGGTGCCCGGCACCCTGATGATCGAACCCACCGAGTCGGAATCCCTCTATGAGCTGGACCGGTTCTGCGATGCCATGATCAGCATTCGTGAAGAGATCGCCCGGGTCGAGTCCGGCGAATGGCCGGCGGACAACAACCCTCTGGTCAGAGCGCCGCACACCATGGCCGACCTGATGGATGACGCCTGGGAGCGCCCCTATTCCCGAGAAACCGGCGCCTTCCCCACCCAGGCAGTCAAGGCAGCCAAGTACTGGCCCGCCGTCAACCGGGTCGACAATGTCCAGGGCGACCGTCAGTTGATCTGCTCCTGTCCGAGCATCGACGCCTACCGGGATTGA
- the pheT gene encoding phenylalanine--tRNA ligase subunit beta: protein MKFSEQWLREWVSPALATQALADQITMAGLEVDGIEPVAAAFDGVVVAEVIERAPHPDADKLNVCQVDDGVERLQVVCGAPNVAEGQKVAFARVGAVLPGDFKIKKAKLRGVESRGMICSASELGLEEETSAGILELPSAAPVGEDFRTYMTLDDSTIEVDLTPNRGDCLSIKGMAREVGVLNRLPVEGPSVAPVASVHEETFPVRVEDTEGCPRYLGRVIKGVDVTAETPLWMVERLRRSGIRSIDPVVDITNYVMLELGQPLHAFDRANLDGAVVVRRARQGEQLVLLDGQTITLNGDTLIIADERGPLAIGGVMGGEHSGVSVDTRDIFLEAAHFSPLAVAGQARAYGLHTDASHRFERGVDPRLAREAAERATALLLEITGGEAGPLIEAADESKLPDDREVVLRRTRLDQALDKVLPDDEVGEILERLGMSVERVDEGWRARVPSWRFDIAIEEDLIEEVARIHGYNQLPARHPRALLGPRPDNEARTPLSALRQRMVSRGYFEAVTYSFVAPDLQETLLPEAVSPVLANPISSDLSVMRASLFPGLVRALEHNLNRQQNRVRLFETGLVFRGELDDLDQVPMLGALICGSREPEGWSGGKEQVDFFDLKGDLESLIEMGGEAEAWRFEPGAHPALHPGQCARVMYRGQEAGWIGTLHPAVRARLGLKTDALLFEVRLDALTHGRVPAFKPLSRYPEVRRDLAFLVDAEQPVQALLDTLRAQAGEWLVEAHLFDVYQGKGVPEGRKSVALGLTWQHPSRTLNDDEINQLVDAIVEESRLHLGAELRA, encoded by the coding sequence ATGAAATTTTCCGAACAGTGGCTGCGTGAATGGGTCTCTCCGGCGTTGGCGACTCAGGCGCTGGCCGATCAGATCACCATGGCCGGCCTCGAGGTGGATGGCATCGAGCCCGTGGCCGCGGCCTTCGATGGCGTGGTAGTGGCCGAGGTGATCGAGCGGGCGCCGCATCCCGATGCCGACAAGCTCAACGTCTGCCAGGTCGACGACGGTGTCGAGCGGCTGCAGGTCGTCTGCGGTGCCCCCAATGTCGCCGAGGGCCAGAAAGTGGCCTTCGCCCGGGTCGGTGCCGTGCTGCCCGGTGACTTCAAGATCAAGAAGGCCAAGCTGCGCGGCGTCGAATCCCGCGGCATGATCTGCTCCGCCTCCGAGCTGGGGCTGGAAGAGGAAACCTCCGCCGGTATCCTCGAGCTGCCGTCGGCGGCGCCGGTCGGCGAGGACTTCCGCACCTACATGACCCTCGACGACAGCACCATCGAGGTGGACCTGACGCCCAACCGGGGCGACTGCCTGAGCATCAAGGGCATGGCGCGCGAGGTCGGCGTGCTCAATCGCCTGCCCGTCGAGGGGCCGAGTGTTGCCCCGGTGGCATCCGTGCACGAGGAAACCTTCCCGGTGCGGGTCGAGGACACCGAGGGCTGTCCGCGCTACCTGGGGCGGGTGATCAAGGGCGTCGACGTGACGGCCGAGACGCCGCTGTGGATGGTCGAGCGCCTGCGCCGCAGTGGCATTCGCTCCATCGATCCGGTAGTCGATATCACCAACTACGTGATGCTCGAACTCGGCCAGCCCCTGCACGCCTTCGATCGGGCCAATCTCGACGGTGCCGTGGTAGTGCGTCGGGCCCGCCAGGGCGAACAGCTGGTGCTGCTCGATGGCCAGACCATCACGCTGAACGGCGATACCCTGATCATCGCCGACGAGCGTGGTCCTCTGGCCATCGGCGGTGTCATGGGGGGAGAGCACTCGGGAGTGAGTGTCGACACCCGCGACATCTTCCTCGAAGCCGCGCACTTCTCGCCGCTGGCCGTGGCCGGCCAGGCTCGCGCCTACGGCCTGCACACCGATGCGTCGCACCGTTTCGAGCGTGGCGTCGACCCGCGGCTCGCCCGGGAGGCCGCTGAGCGTGCCACCGCCTTGCTGCTGGAGATCACCGGCGGCGAAGCCGGTCCGCTGATCGAAGCGGCCGACGAATCTAAGCTGCCCGACGACCGTGAGGTGGTGCTGCGGCGCACGCGGCTCGACCAGGCCCTGGACAAGGTGTTGCCTGACGACGAGGTCGGCGAGATTCTCGAACGCCTGGGCATGAGTGTCGAGCGCGTCGATGAAGGCTGGCGGGCCAGGGTGCCGAGCTGGCGGTTCGATATCGCCATCGAGGAAGACCTGATCGAGGAAGTGGCGCGCATCCACGGCTACAACCAGTTGCCGGCGCGTCATCCTCGGGCTCTTCTTGGTCCGCGTCCGGATAACGAAGCGCGCACGCCGCTTTCCGCCCTGCGTCAGCGCATGGTCTCGCGGGGTTACTTCGAAGCGGTGACCTACAGCTTCGTGGCGCCTGACCTGCAGGAGACGTTGCTGCCCGAAGCCGTGTCGCCGGTGCTGGCCAACCCCATTTCCAGCGATCTGTCGGTGATGCGTGCCAGTCTTTTCCCCGGCCTGGTGCGGGCGCTCGAGCACAACCTCAACCGTCAGCAGAATCGCGTCCGGCTGTTCGAGACAGGCCTGGTATTCCGCGGCGAGCTCGACGATCTCGACCAGGTGCCGATGCTCGGCGCGCTGATCTGTGGCAGTCGCGAGCCGGAGGGCTGGAGCGGCGGCAAGGAGCAGGTCGACTTCTTCGATCTCAAGGGCGATCTCGAGAGCCTGATCGAGATGGGCGGCGAGGCCGAGGCCTGGCGCTTCGAGCCTGGTGCACATCCTGCCTTGCATCCCGGGCAGTGCGCGCGGGTGATGTATCGTGGTCAGGAAGCCGGCTGGATCGGCACCCTGCATCCGGCGGTACGTGCCCGGCTGGGCCTCAAGACCGACGCCTTGCTCTTCGAGGTTCGCCTGGATGCTCTGACCCATGGCCGGGTGCCGGCGTTCAAGCCCTTGTCGCGTTATCCGGAGGTGCGACGCGACCTGGCCTTCCTGGTCGACGCGGAACAACCGGTGCAGGCCCTGCTGGATACCCTGAGAGCCCAGGCCGGTGAATGGCTGGTCGAGGCGCACCTGTTCGATGTCTATCAAGGCAAGGGCGTACCGGAAGGGCGAAAGAGCGTAGCCTTGGGCTTGACCTGGCAGCATCCTTCGCGCACGCTAAATGACGATGAAATCAATCAGTTGGTCGATGCCATCGTCGAGGAATCGCGTTTGCACCTGGGTGCCGAGTTGCGCGCATGA
- a CDS encoding alanine/glycine:cation symporter family protein, producing the protein METLTNILTTIEGVVWGPLMLLLLLGVGLYLQLGLKLLPIRKLGMGFKLLWGGRSTTSGDEKEGEVSPFNALMTSLSATIGTGNIAGVATAIFLGGPGAVFWMWITALVGMATKFSEAVLAVRYRQVDEAGEHVGGPMYYIRNGLGKKWAWLGGLFALFGAVAAFGIGNTVQSNSVADGLGESIGLPHWVTGLVIMVLAGAVILGGIKRIAKVAGKLVPVMAVAYIICGLLVLIINADQIGSALGMIFGHAFTPISAAGGFAGAAVAKAIQFGVARGVFSNEAGLGSAPIAHAAAQTKNPVRQGLIAMLGTFIDTIVVCSITALAILTTAWTSGETGAALTSLAFEAALPGIGQYVVSFALAVFAFTTTLGWAFYGEKCFEYLFGVGAIKFYRVIYILAIFAGAVLPLNFVWLLASVFNAMMAIPNLIALALLSPVVFKLTKDYFDGKEVLPGEDLDK; encoded by the coding sequence GTGGAAACCTTGACCAATATATTGACGACAATCGAAGGCGTCGTCTGGGGCCCGCTGATGCTGTTGCTGCTGCTGGGCGTCGGCCTCTACCTGCAACTTGGCCTCAAACTGTTGCCCATCCGCAAGCTGGGGATGGGCTTCAAGCTGCTGTGGGGCGGTCGCAGCACGACCTCAGGCGATGAGAAGGAAGGCGAGGTGTCGCCCTTCAACGCGCTGATGACCTCGCTGTCGGCGACCATCGGGACCGGTAACATCGCCGGGGTGGCGACAGCCATCTTCCTGGGTGGTCCCGGTGCGGTCTTCTGGATGTGGATCACCGCCCTGGTCGGCATGGCGACCAAGTTTTCCGAGGCGGTGCTGGCGGTGCGTTATCGCCAGGTCGACGAGGCCGGCGAGCATGTCGGCGGCCCCATGTACTATATCCGCAATGGCCTCGGCAAGAAGTGGGCCTGGCTGGGCGGGCTCTTCGCCCTGTTCGGCGCCGTGGCGGCCTTCGGCATCGGCAACACCGTGCAGTCCAACTCTGTGGCCGATGGCCTCGGCGAGTCGATCGGCCTGCCGCACTGGGTTACCGGCCTGGTGATCATGGTGCTGGCCGGCGCGGTCATCCTCGGCGGCATCAAGCGTATCGCCAAGGTGGCGGGCAAGCTGGTGCCGGTGATGGCGGTGGCCTACATCATCTGCGGCCTGCTGGTGCTGATCATCAACGCCGATCAGATCGGCTCGGCACTGGGCATGATCTTCGGTCACGCCTTCACGCCGATCTCCGCGGCAGGGGGCTTTGCCGGCGCGGCGGTGGCCAAGGCCATCCAGTTCGGTGTGGCGCGCGGGGTGTTCTCCAACGAAGCGGGGCTCGGTAGTGCGCCCATCGCCCATGCCGCTGCGCAGACCAAGAACCCGGTGCGCCAGGGCCTGATCGCCATGCTGGGTACCTTCATCGACACCATCGTAGTGTGCTCCATCACTGCCCTGGCGATCCTGACCACTGCCTGGACCTCCGGCGAGACCGGGGCGGCGTTGACCTCCCTGGCGTTCGAGGCCGCCCTGCCGGGAATCGGGCAATACGTGGTGTCCTTCGCCCTGGCGGTGTTCGCCTTCACGACCACCCTGGGCTGGGCGTTCTACGGCGAGAAGTGCTTCGAGTACCTGTTCGGTGTGGGCGCCATCAAGTTCTACCGGGTGATCTACATCCTGGCGATCTTCGCCGGGGCCGTGTTGCCGCTGAACTTCGTGTGGCTGCTGGCCAGCGTCTTCAACGCCATGATGGCGATCCCCAACCTGATCGCCCTGGCGCTGCTGTCGCCGGTGGTCTTCAAGCTGACGAAGGACTATTTCGACGGCAAGGAAGTGCTGCCAGGCGAAGATCTCGACAAGTAA
- a CDS encoding LysR family transcriptional regulator encodes MFNAQYFRTFITLVETGSFTRTARRLEMTQPGVSQHVRKLEQYLGRSLLERQGRRFALTEAGRRAYDYALKLFAEHEQFRHSLDDESLDSGECRLASPGSVGLMLYPFILGQQQMHTGLTVSYSFAFNHEIVSDVLAGRHDLGIVTEAVRHPEVDCEVWHQEPLCLVVPADFAGTGLADLMGIGFISYSDGVNHADTLLRCNFPQEFRSMSHFPRQGFTNEVSMVLDAVARGLGFTVVSRLVLETSPWQRQVKELSLPQPVHETLHLVTRRGSRMPRRYARLLDAFREHRRHERYGHGEPSMESVGAVESGEGTS; translated from the coding sequence ATGTTCAACGCCCAATATTTCCGCACCTTCATCACCTTGGTCGAGACGGGCAGTTTCACGCGGACGGCGCGTCGCCTGGAAATGACCCAGCCTGGGGTCAGCCAGCATGTACGCAAGCTCGAGCAGTACCTGGGACGCTCCCTGCTCGAGCGCCAGGGGCGACGTTTCGCGCTGACCGAGGCCGGTCGGCGAGCCTATGACTATGCCCTCAAGCTGTTTGCCGAGCACGAGCAGTTCCGCCACTCCCTGGACGACGAGAGCCTCGACAGCGGCGAGTGCCGACTGGCTTCGCCCGGCAGCGTCGGTTTGATGCTCTATCCCTTCATCCTCGGCCAGCAGCAGATGCACACGGGATTGACGGTCAGCTACAGCTTCGCCTTCAACCACGAGATCGTCAGTGACGTACTCGCCGGGCGTCACGACCTCGGAATCGTCACCGAGGCGGTGCGCCACCCCGAGGTGGACTGCGAGGTCTGGCATCAGGAACCGTTGTGCCTGGTGGTGCCGGCGGATTTCGCCGGTACCGGCCTGGCGGATCTGATGGGCATCGGCTTCATCAGCTATTCGGACGGCGTCAACCACGCCGACACTCTGCTGCGCTGCAACTTCCCGCAGGAATTCCGCTCCATGAGCCACTTCCCGCGTCAGGGCTTCACCAATGAGGTGAGCATGGTGTTGGATGCCGTGGCACGTGGCCTGGGCTTCACCGTGGTGTCGCGGCTGGTACTCGAGACGTCGCCCTGGCAGCGCCAGGTCAAGGAGCTGTCGTTGCCGCAGCCGGTTCACGAGACCCTGCATCTGGTGACCCGGCGGGGGAGCCGCATGCCGCGGCGTTATGCCCGGCTGCTGGATGCTTTCCGCGAACATCGCCGCCATGAGCGCTACGGGCATGGCGAGCCGTCGATGGAGAGCGTCGGTGCCGTGGAAAGCGGCGAAGGAACGAGCTGA